The window AAATGTGTTGCAAAGTTTACATCGATAATCTTGTATCCTGTTGCTTTTTAATGTTTATGTATTGTGTTATTCATGGGTGATATTATCGCGCTTGCTACCCTGGGAGGATGTTTGAAAAATATTTTTAGTAAGGATTTAAAAAATATTTGATGGTTAAAACTGCGACTCCGTGAATAAAGTCGTTGGAGTCAATATTCCTGTAATTTTCAGCTTCTGGCTGAACCGGATGCAGTTGGCTGCTGACCTGTAACAATTGGGTGAAGTGTATGCCTCTGATGATGTGTTGCGAGCAGAGAACGATCGGCTGATAAAACGCCTGAGGGAACTGGGAGAAGATCCTTTTGCTTGGGTTGCTTCTTTGAAAACTCCAGTTTTCGCAGATACAAAAAAGCCCCCGGCAAAACTGGGGGCTTTCTCTGTTGCACCATCCTCCGGGGTAACAATGGACTTTCGCAAACATCTTCCAAAATGCCCATCTTCGAAGATTCATACGCAAAATCCTGCGAAAGTGCGCTCTTTTTGCTACAAGGGGGCAGAGGATGGGAGTATCTTTCAATGTTGCATTTGCCGTCGCTTGAGCATGAGGCTTAGCCCAGCAACGGCTGAAATACCAAAAAATCCAAGCGGTTCCGGCACAGAAGTAGGAACGGAAGGAAGCTCTTGCAAAATTTGAAATTCTTTCCAACCGACCCAACTAGGGCTAATCGTTGTCTCAATTTTGACTTTTTGTGCCGTAACAGGGGACTGAAAAATATAACTTAGCAAAGACGAGTAAGCGGTATCCCCCTCCCAGGTAAAGTTGAATATCCCATCTAAGTAAATGTTGTGTTTTGTATAACCACTAGGCCACTGATCAACAAAACCCGTGATTTGGTTAATGGTTGAAGCTTGACCTAAATCAATTTCAATCCATTGAGGAGAAAACCAAGGAACATTGCCAGAATTCCATCCAGTATTGTTGTCTCCATCAATTGCTTTATCGGGTGACATTGATGGGAGCCAAGTGCTGCTGGCAGTAGCGGTTCCATTAGTTGCTAGGTTTATAGATGCCGCATCCGCAGAGCAAGTAAATAGTAACGATGCAAGAACAACGAATACAGAAGTATCGACTTGACGCATTTTTGAATCCCTCTCCTATCGATTGCTGTAGTAAACGGGCTCACCTACTGTGGTGTGCAACAGGCTTGTATTCCTGGTAAGGATTGTGGATTAAATAACCTCGATTTCTTCAGCCCTCACCCCCAACCCCTGACCCGCTCCCAAATTTGGGCCTATCCATCACGCAAAAGTCTCTCGAACTCATGCCTTGTCAAGCTTTTAGCATCCGGTTGCATCTGAACCAATCACAACTTTTGGGACTATTTCGCACCCAATAAGGGAGCGGAATTACGATTTCTTCGCTCTTCAGTCACAAATGGGCTGAAACTGGCACAACCGATTTCTAGACCCTAGTGCTACCAAGTACTGCAGAGAGATCTGCGTAATGGATAGCAAATTTGGGAAAGGGGGCAAGGAGGTGAGGGCAATCAGGAGTTTGATACTTTATTTAATTCTCATTCCTGACCTGGAAAATTACCTATTTCTACGGAGAAAACTGAAGGACACAGGATCTGTGTGATATCTTTACCAAATCTTCACTGTTCCAACAGGTTCTCCAGGCGTTGCATAAAAATGGGGTTTCGCTCTGCTCCAGCCAACCTACGGAAAAAGTTTTGTCAGTCA of the Leptolyngbya sp. 'hensonii' genome contains:
- a CDS encoding discoidin domain-containing protein; translation: MRQVDTSVFVVLASLLFTCSADAASINLATNGTATASSTWLPSMSPDKAIDGDNNTGWNSGNVPWFSPQWIEIDLGQASTINQITGFVDQWPSGYTKHNIYLDGIFNFTWEGDTAYSSLLSYIFQSPVTAQKVKIETTISPSWVGWKEFQILQELPSVPTSVPEPLGFFGISAVAGLSLMLKRRQMQH